TAGAGCTGTGCAATCAAGCAGGAGAAGGCAGCTTAGGAAATCAATTTTTATTACCGTTTTAAGGGGTTCTGTGAGCTTTTTTTACAACTTACAGGGGCAAGGTATGTCTAGTAAAGTTCCCCTTGTTAAgcattttcagattattttaactACATCTGTTTCTCTAGAGACATCTTTTAAAGCTTGGGCAAATAAGCTGATCCTGCAGGTTCTGTTTAAGAATGTGGGCCGACGTGTAACAAGATGTAGATTTGACAGGCTAACCATGTGTAGTACAAGCACCTTCCTCACACCTTAGCTGACTCTTTGTGTCAgtcttcatttatttctttcaaaaagtgTCTTGAGCTTCTTGCTAGAGGTGCTACATGGGTAGCAAGGCAGCCTGAACATGTTTTGAAAATCTACAGCAGATCGTGGCTGCTGTGCAAAAGTGGTCCCCAAAACTAGAGCTAGGAGAAGTAAAGCCTCCTCTTTCCATGACTGTAAGCCAGTAGCTGTCTCAGAATAGCCCAACTCCAAAGCAGTTTGTGCAGACCAAATGCCAAAAAAAGTCTATGTAATTTCACACTGCTTGTGTTTGTGAAATCATTAGTGAGCTCcagcttctgcctttccttaTGAATGCATGGGTGAGTATCTCTTTACCAtcatttcctgctttctgaAGTATTTGACCCTGCCTTGCCTAATGCTTACTGTTTAGGGACTTGGGAAATGTCTTAGTTATTCCACTTGGCATGTCCAGCTGCACAGACTGACTCCAGGGTAGGTTTTACCCAGCTGCTGAAGTTGAGGCCTCTTGTGTTTAAGTAAATAATAAAGGAAGTCTTGTTCTTCAGGTGAGTTGTGTTTAATGAAAACTGctcctttgctctctctctggttgctgagagctggggcagcactgcagacaaATGTCTGAGCTGATACTGGAAGAGGTTTGTTTGCAAAGCCATGTGTTGTACGTGATGCTGTTTCTTTCTGCATGCTGCATTTAAGAATCCTTGGAATAAGAAGAAATCTATGTGAAGAGAAGGATTTTTCTACAGAGATTGACAAGGTAGAAGGAACTATGGAGAAGTGCCTGTTTTCTCATCTTCTGAGTCCTACTGTATAGAAGTATTTTTGTTATTACTGTCATCTGATTTGAGGAGAGGGTGGAGCGTATCTGTTTGTGGCTGAGATGTCTGACAGTATTTACTTGCCTGAGTCCTTGTGGGTGGGGACAGAGCACTCCTTCACCGTGGGAAGAGAAGATGAGTAGagaaacagcagtgctgtgagtaTTTTCCCAGTTTTGGCAGAAAGCTGTCATTAACGcctattttctctttgcagcatGCAAGGAAACTGCTGATTTTTCCATTGTTAGTCTGGTTTTAAGTGTAAGGTGAAGTACTCCATACCACACCCACCAGGAAAGCACATCAAAGTCTAAATGATAGCAGATAACTGTTGTAGTAGGCTCACTTTCATCAATTATAGCCTGTCTTGTAAGTATTGACTTGGGGCTTTTGTGTCATAAAAAAATACTCTTACAGTTGTTTTTTCTGCCTAAAATTACAATGTGACATAACTGATATTGTTACTCCCATCTGCTTTAGGAGTAAGGACTTCTCTGAGCTTCCACAGAAAGATTTCTGACAAGGCAGTGTGTTCACATGGATTTAGACATTAATCCTCAATTTCATGTCAGTTTTATTGTTCTGGGACCTCAGTTACCTGCACAGTTGTTATTTCAGGTGTGTTACTGTTTTCATAATGCTTCCCTGTCTCTGAAGAATTTTGAGGACTATGTGTTTTGCTCACACCAAATGAGAAGAATGTGTCCTGCAGGAAGCTTGTGGAGCTAAGTAGtacagctcaggaaaaaaaggtttcttttttgaGGGGAAACAATTTGGTAATCTATACTTTGTGCTATATGGCAGCATAAACTGTCATTttatattgctttaaaaaaaggttatttGCAGGTGTCTTGCTTTGAATCTGGACAACCTGCACACTTGCATGTTGCTGAATGCTTCATCgggtttttttgtatgttttttaaaaaataagagtaTTAAATCACCCTTAAAAAGGACAGCATCATAACAAAGAAGACTCTAGACATGATTTTTATATGTCCGTGacatttattaaatataatcTACAAATAACTTTTAATAGCTTTTTCAATAAATAGTTGTCTCAGGTTGTTGTCAAGTGACAGTGAAGGAGTTTTCCAAAATACATTGAGCCCCTAGGGCTTACAGAAAGGATCAAGTGTGATCTTAGAACAGACTCTTACCACTCACATTAAGAACATTTAGTGGTCCCAAAATGGACAACAAGCTAGTAGTATGCCACATGgcaaaatacataaattattcagaattaaATACTTCAATAAATAATgtagcagttaaaaaaaaagcttatacAATTTCTTTCTGCATAGATTGCAAGAAGCTGGTCATTTCTTGGTGAAATTCAGCaaactttttcttctcatgGGATTCACACTTCTTGCATGTTGGGTTTGAGAAATCAGGGTCCTGCAATACAGAGAATTTTATTGAAACTTTTTTGCTACCTCGTTTTAACAATAATACATCAACTTCTGTAAAGATTTGCCTTTAACAGAAAAAGGCCCCTTAACATTTGTAGCCTGAAGAGTATTACTAAAGTGCTACAAGGATCAGATCTAGGCCATGGGTTTTATTTTAGTAGCACATCAGGGTGTACGACATTCATCCTTGGGCCCTCCAGTTGTAATTTAGGGCAGTTTTCCAAGCTGTTCCTATCTAAATACTTGTTGTGCTCCTAAAAGCAAGCTTTTATCAGGATAAGATGCTTTGCATgattcagcaaagaaaatgtcatACTGTGTTAAATGTTGGCTTGTGTAGTCAGTAGGactcaaatttattttactgtattaGATTGCCATCCAAATAGATATTTTCACGTAGTTAATCTTAGTGTATTTTTGTACAAAACCCTGTCTTTTCATGAGTTGGTAACACTCATGAAACGGATCTTGATGCATGAACGCGCTGATTCTGGCACGGTTTTTCACTAATGGTgaaacacttctttttctttccctctttattttttttttttttggtagcacTTGTAAAAGACTGCATACCTTAAAATCCTCGAGGTTCTTTTCGATGTTTATAACATGTTGCATGTCATTCTCTTCCACATCTTGTTTCAAGACATTCAGTTCTTTCAGGAAACATGATAGAGTTGTGTGGTTGCACTCCTAAAACAGTCAGCAAAATTGTTACGTGTGACTTATTTCCTTATTCCAGTTTTCAAAATCTCAATTCCCTGTTGTTCTTACTCTCCTCTTAGGAACtgagctgtttgttttctgctgtgtatTACAGTTCATTTGTTGCCCTTAAAGTTGCATTGGGGGGATGTTACATGTGGCCTTAATTCTGTAGCTTTTCAAAAGTTTACAAGACGTTTGAAGTCTTGCAAAATCTCTTGGGGACACAAAGCTGCAATGCTTATTCCTGAAGCAGCCTTACTCCTGGTTGCCACCTGAAAATCATGGGTTAGCAAACAGGTGGCCTCTCCTAGAGACATCTTCAGTTGATGCACTGTGGTTGCTTTATCTAATGTCCGCATCAGAGCAGGCTTTTGAACAGGGTAAATAACTTTGTGCACCACTTTTGCAAGCTATTTCAGGCACTCCCTGAGAATATGTTACTGATCAGCCCCAAACATTTGCATTTAAGCTCTGGAGCTCTGAGATAGCCAGGTCTTAATGCTGCCAGCACCTGAGAAAAGGGACACAGATAAGGAAGTGGTTGCAGAATCTGACTTTAAATCTGTACTGAAACAGAAGTGCTGTTAAGTGAGAAGTCTTCTGAATTAGAAACTTACCAGAGGTTCAAAGCAGCTAACAGATAACTGTAAAGCTTTTAATTACTTCCCAGTAGTAAATAATTCATGCTCTTGTTTATGAGGCTGAATGAAAGGTAGTACAGTTCAGCAGCCTGTCTGCAGTAGGGCTGTATTTGGAACACTCTGTGCACGCTGAtgtgctgtgtttcagaggTGGCCACAATGATGGTATTCTTGTGGGAATAAGTCTCGGGTATTGACTCAGTGCCATACAACATGATTTACAGCTTATGTGTTCAGAAGGGTTTAAGTTTTATTCATGAAGAGCATTAAGTAGAGCATAACTGAGTTTTATCATTGATGGGATGCCAAAAACTTACAACATCTTAAGCCGAACCAACCAGTGGCTCTGTCTCTAGTTGAGATAAAATGTGGGTGATTTCATGTGGATACTGCTTTAATCTATTTCTAAGCCTGGTTTCATTCTCAGAATTGTTCCTGTGTTAGAGTTAACTCAACAGTATTGCCTCCTGCAAGTCTTATGCCATCTTTAAATTGTTCATTaaccccttttttcctcttaattcaAGCATGTTTTAAGCAGAATGAATACGAAGTATTCGTTTTGTGTTACTTATTGCACAGAGGCAATGAGATAATATTGCATATCAGCATTTTCATGCTtgagaataaaaagcaaaagcagaagtttcttTAAGAAGTTGCACTCCCTAAATTGAAtgaaaactgaacagaaaattCAAACTCACCTGTTTGTCATTCGGTGTGTAAAAGTCAAGAAAATTCTGTAGAGAAGGGGGGCAAGagttaatttttcagaaaaaaatccatagaaaaaagcaaatacaaatcAATCTTCAGATAGAAGAAAGTCGCCACTTACATTGTCGATGTGTTTCAGGAGTGCTAAA
The genomic region above belongs to Ficedula albicollis isolate OC2 chromosome 4, FicAlb1.5, whole genome shotgun sequence and contains:
- the LOC101807567 gene encoding uncharacterized protein LOC101807567, with translation MCKVLVFGCIAAVILMTAAYGAPLQKTKLSPDQKQTRLEASINDLALLKHIDNNFLDFYTPNDKQECNHTTLSCFLKELNVLKQDVEENDMQHVINIEKNLEDFKDPDFSNPTCKKCESHEKKKFAEFHQEMTSFLQSMQKEIV